The following are encoded together in the Strongyloides ratti genome assembly S_ratti_ED321, chromosome : 2 genome:
- a CDS encoding Protein-tyrosine phosphatase, receptor/non-receptor type domain and Protein-tyrosine/Dual specificity phosphatase domain and Protein-tyrosine phosphatase, catalytic domain-containing protein, whose translation MDKFTENKKLGDWSVMPSNQDILFNWILSIYNASGPQHIQCGYIGVKRNDGSHKHYDWMLNFNWQPGPNPYVMAKRNKISNQLPPLDNCGNDQEKILKFTRDKEGKLFKLKLDDNNLKTSDELPHVNQLYYLFTIPEDNYEKEFVEPCMIIRAVNDRPEIIVKGYNSTLIKPNGTKVNVIKFDYLETFLEVQLLLINQPNSEDFYKNEEILITKVIFTKEGVKEVPNSNKTTKGTFSLNGYELLKFSYDWPWTEKNYMITKTFYFAPPQENFKFPLEYILYASNETVVRPNCSINRFSFGYLYSVDYINKKIVNLTELNANGVAIDGLYRSGAFVFTTDVKNFNITLKCLYKTPNGEVTLIHSFLHNDKASFEIDENGKRYLNVDEDKVTINKIQKSRFEKFKETFGTTGAISIIVGSIIIGILIFVGISVLIFLKAIKLHIKRRKLASIYPNIFALWKEVSNANLEEYCKIVQSKKYIPDTLKKQSFLKKIEGDEEVEFNTSTLFDTSLVKCFKSIFGEIRAHYINDVSPERKYIISDGPAPESVKYFWELFYKEDVAVVISMIYQNSDEDPETKNKLLYWPEKNQTYGNVTVKCLEELPTNLQYVKVLKFSMTMKGEKSKDLILYHVMHWKEHTIPHSDLHFINLHSEVSECAGNRNVLVHASRSAGSRVFMFTYFCCILEAIKADTSVYNPMEIIKEVREKRYGGNISSIEYAYLLKALVTYFFDNQILIGENNLRIKFSNEYDRYLYKLDARKGSMDRRFKLFLQFISILDEGKLDELCVQFNNIGMMSKDALIQNCQRFYTTKNSLPKQNRYNDIPCLDKTSVNINGYDINNVLGYIHANEMTYKYGDEKKRKIIMCQAPIPTTVDDMYDMIFRYKIGIIVILVNVKEITVQNKCFPYFPTDAKEMKGGKYTVMYIDKKVDDLNHIIEYDFTIYNDKNVTSNFKILHYTNWPDKSIPNESKTIHELYRRIINLYNDRHVAIHCSAGIGRTGTLALAIYMIDMINSCKAFDPIKFLETLRSHRYKAVQNRSQFIFSLSIVYEHFRNKIDEMDPEAYNNFTTMSKNIFRQNKEYKG comes from the exons ATGGATAAATTCactgaaaataaaaaactggGAGATTGGAGCGTTATGCCTTCAAACcaagatattttattcaattgGATACTATCAATATATAATGCTTCAGGACCTCAGCATATTCAGTGTGGATATATTGGAGTAAAGCGCAATGACGGAAGCCACAAGCATTATGATTGGATGTTGAATTTCAACTGGCAACCCGGACCAAATCCTTATGTAATGGCAAAACGAAACAAGATATCTAATCAACTTCCTCCTTTGGACAACTGTGGCAATGatcaagaaaaaattttaaaatttacaaggGACAAGGAAGgcaaattatttaaactCAAATtagatgataataatttgaaGACGTCGGATGAGTTGCCGCATGTAAACCAACTCTACTATTTGTTTACAATACCTGAAGATAATTATGAAAAGGAGTTTGTCGAACCCTGCATGATCATTAGAGCTGTCAATGACAGACCAGAAATTATAGTTAAAGGATACAATTCAACGTTAATAAAGCCGAATGGTACAAAAgttaatgttataaaatttgacTATTTGGAAACATTTCTTGAAGTTCAACtccttttaataaatcaacCAAATTCAGAAGATTTCTATAAAAAcgaagaaattttaataaccaaagttatttttacaaaagaaGGAGTTAAAGAAGTGCCAAACTCCAACAAAACTACTAAGGGAACTTTCTCATTAAATGGATATGagcttttaaaattttcttatgaTTGGCCGTGGACTGAAAAAAACTACATGATTACAAAAACATTCTATTTCGCACCGCCACAagaaaactttaaatttcCATTGGAGTACATTCTCTACGCATCAAATGAGACGGTGGTCAGACCAAATTGCTCAATCAATAGATTCAGTTTTGGATACCTTTATTCAgttgattatattaataaaaagatagtTAATCTAACTGAGTTGAATGCTAATGGAGTAGCAATAGATGGTTTGTATCGTTCTGGTGCTTTTGTCTTTACAACagatgttaaaaattttaatataacattaaaatgtCTCTACAAAACACCAAATGGAGAAGTCACTTTAATTCACTCGTTTTTACATAATGACAAAGCAAGTTTTGAAATAGATGAAAAtggaaaaagatatttaaatgtGGATGAAGATAAAGtaactataaataaaattcaaaaatcacgatttgaaaaatttaaagaaacatTTGGAACTACTGGTGCAATTTCTATTATTGTTGGAAGTATTATTATTGGTATCTTAATCTTTGTTGGCATCAgtgtattaatatttcttaaggcaataaaattacatattAAAAGAAGGAAATTAGCATCTATATATCCCAATATATTTGCATTGTGGAAAGAAGTATCAAATGCAAATTTGGAAGAGTACTGTAAGATTGTTCAAagcaaaaaatatattccgGATACATTGAAGAAGCAATcgtttttaaagaaaatagaaGGTGATGAAGAGGTTGAATTCAATACAAGTACTCTTTTTGACACTTCTTTGGTCAAATGTTTCAAATCAATCTTTGGAGAAATAAGAGCTCATTACATTAATGATGTCTCACCggaaagaaaatatataatttctgATGGACCAGCACCTGAAagtgtaaaatatttttgggAGTTATTTTACAAAGAGGATGTCGCAGTTGTTATTTCAatgatttatcaaaataGTGATGAAGACCcagaaacaaaaaataaattgttatattgGCCAGAAAAAAACCAAACTTATGGAAATGTTACTGTTAAATGTTTGGAGGAGCTTCCAACAAATCTTCAATatgtaaaagttttaaagTTCAGCATGACTATGAAAGGAGAAAAGTCAAAGGATCTGATACTTTATCATGTCATGCATTGGAAGGAGCACACAATACCCCATTCAGATTTACACTTCATCAACTTACACTCTGAGGTTTCTGAATGTGCTGGAAATAGGAATGTTCTTGTTCATGCTTCACGTAGTGCTGGATCACGTGTATTCATGTTTACATATTTTTGCTGTATTTTGGAAGCAATTAAAGCTGATACCTCAGTTTATAATCCAATGGAGATTATAAAAGAAGTTCGTGAAAAACGTTATGGTGGTAACATTTCTTCCATTGAATATGCTTACTTATTAAAAGCTCTtgttacatatttttttgacaatcaaatattaattgGTGAAAATAATCtgagaataaaattttccaaTGAATATGATCGTTATCTTTACAAGTTAGATGCTCGTAAAGGCAGTATGGATAGAAGattcaaactttttttacaatttattagTATTCTTGATGAAGGAAAATTGGATGAACTTTGTGTTCAATTTAATAACATTGGAATGATGAGTAAAGATGCTCTTATACAAAACTGTCAACGTTTCTATACTACTAAAAATAGTCTTCCAAAACAAAATCGTTACAATGACATACCATGTCTTGATAAAACATCAGTAAACATTAATGgatatgatataaataatgtacTTGGTTATATTCATGCTAATGAAATGACCTATAAGTATGGTGatgaaaagaaaagaaaaattattatgtgtCAG gcACCAATACCAACAACAGTTGATGATATGTATGACATGATTTTTAGATACAAGATCGGAATCATTGTCATACTTGTTAATGTAAAGGAAATAACGGTTCAAAATAAGTGTTTTCCTTATTTTCCTACAGATGCTAAGGAAATGAAAGGAGGTAAATACACTGTCAtgtatattgataaaaaagtgGATGATTTAAATCATATTATTGAATAtgattttacaatttataatgataaaaatgtaacaagtaattttaaaattctccATTATACTAATTGGCCTGATAAGa gCATACCTAATGAAAGTAAAACTATTCATGAATTGTACAGAAGAATTATAAACCTTTACAATGATCGTCATGTAGCAATTCATTGTAGTGCAGGAATAGGAAGAACTGGAACATTAGCATTAGCTATTTACATGATTGATATGATCAATTCATGTAAAGCTTTTGAtccaataaaatttttggaGACTCTTAGGTCACATCGTTATAAAGCAGTCCAAAATAGGagtcaatttattttttctctATCAATTGTTTACGAACATTTTAGAAATAAGATAGATGAAATGGATCCAGAGGCTTACAACAATTTTACTACAATGTCAAAAAATATCTTTCGccaaaataaagaatataaaggataa
- a CDS encoding Neurotransmitter-gated ion-channel transmembrane domain and Neurotransmitter-gated ion-channel family and Neurotransmitter-gated ion-channel ligand-binding domain and Nicotinic acetylcholine-gated receptor, transmembrane domain-containing protein, translating into MKFIILFTFIKLFLSYQDTVLKYDSNKTFKPSKNISLYPGRIYLDKIKFFDGTTIKFDEKKYSNKYKTTVSEDDKLKIVNYNKYSTLSDSITNLEKIDSTNKYVTPEEYYNLVNYIKGNDNFNPLKRLVDDLTDPEYYEKSVHPRVDYRLPTRINVSMSLYQILEVNERLQSVTINVWMIQDWYDEFLNWNPTEYSGIQQLILPYDQVWIPDTYLYNSESLEQKKTESLMNVIITANPNSSNGAHVRLMFPAIYKFSCSMSVKFFPYDQQNVSMIFSSWTHDSSIIDYHFTTENVNLKNMAPNDEWEVLSFKFSRIPVKYKCCDNPWVMLYAHLFIKRKPLYYIINLVLPTSIITVVAVTGFFTPSSSDSERNEKLYLGINTLLTMSIMLLMVCNKMPSTSNYVPLMGWYYMCIIFIIVFGTFMATLVLFLHRKKINVSPLPKGIRKILMHNYLWWVILEPPIQLVEIWMEYGYVSEKRLSITQIDTELLQFLEELTDSNDENKLSIESPDFFREMSKRLKEHDVYEYQKRMDKITRQYALLLKAKQQKNPTNKAMTNFGTLQSTMNGASIKTIKSTSSNYYYNERRNRTNTMFQLNHVFIKKQKLARRSALEWEYLSNVLDRVLLVIFTVISLSFFMLLAFFDHIHPQL; encoded by the exons atgaaatttataattttatttacatttattaaactatttttatcatatcaaGATACTGTCTTAAAGTATGACagtaataaaacttttaaaccaagtaaaaatatttcattatatcCTGGTAGAAtttatttagataaaataaaattttttgatggaacaactataaaatttgatgaaaaaaaatattctaataaatataaaacaacaGTATCAGAAGAtgacaaattaaaaattgttaattataataaatattcaacTTTATCTGACTCAATAacaaatttagaaaaaattgattcaacaaataaatatgttaCACCTGAAGAGTATTATAATTtagttaattatattaaaggaaatgataattttaatccATTAAAAAGATTAGTTGATGATTTAACTGATCCAgaatattatgaaaaatcTGTTCATCCAAGAGTTGACTATAGATTACCAACAAGAATAAATGTTTCAATGAgtttatatcaaattttggAAGTT aatgaaAGATTACAATCTGTTACAATTAATGTATGGATGATTCAAGATTGGTatgatgaatttttaaattggaATCCAACAGAGTACTCAGGAATacaacaattaattttaccaTATGATCAAGTATGGATACCAGAtacttatttatataattcagAAAGTcttgaacaaaaaaaaacagaatCATTAATGAATGTCATTATTACAGCTAATCCTAATTCTTCAAATGGAGCACATGTTAGATTAATGTTTCCAGCAatctataaattttcttgTTCAATGtcagtaaaattttttcccTATGACCAACAAAATGTTTCAATGATATTTTCATCTTGGACACATGATTCAAGTATAATTGATTATCATTTTACAACAGAAAATgtaaatcttaaaaatatggCACCAAATGATGAATGGGaagttttatcttttaaattttcaagaattcctgtaaaatataaatgttgtGATAATCCATGGGTTATGTTATATGCtcatctttttattaaaagaaaacctttatattatataattaatcttGTTCTTCCAACATCAATAATAACAGTTGTCGCTGTAACAGGATTTTTTACACCTAGTAGTTCAGATAGTGaaagaaatgaaaaattatatcttgGTATAAATACTCTTTTAACAATGAGTATAATGCTTTTAATGGTATGTAACAAAATGCCATCAACATCTAATTATGTTCCATTAATGGGTTGGTATTATAtgtgtataatttttattattgtttttggAACATTTATGGCAAcattagttttatttttacatagaaaaaaaataaatgtatcaCCATTACCAAAAGGAATAAGAAAAATACTGATGCATAATTATTTGTGGTGGGTTATTTTAGAACCACCAATACAATTAGTAGAAATATGGATGGAATATGGATATGTTTCAGAAAAAAGACTAAGTATTACACAAATTGATACAgaattattacaatttttagaAGAATTAACTGATTCAAATGATGAAAACAAATTATCAATTGAATCACCAGATTTTTTCAGAGAAATGTCAAAACGTCTCAAAGAACATGATGTTTATGAATATCAAAAAAGAATGGATAAAATAACTCGTCAATAtgctttattattaaaagctaaacaacaaaaaaatccCACAAATAAGGCAATGACAAATTTTGGTACACTTCAAAGTACAATGAACGGTGCATCaataaaaactattaaaagtACATCATCaaactattattataatgaaagAAGAAATAGAACAAATACAATGTTTCAATTAAATcatgtatttataaaaaaacaaaaattagcCAGAAGAAGTGCTTTAGAGTGGGAATATTTATCTAATGTTCTTGATAGGGTACTCCTAGTAATTTTTACAGTTATAAGTTTATCTTTCTTTATGTTATTGGCTTTCTTTGACCACATACATCctcaattataa